DNA sequence from the Sulfurimonas sp. HSL3-7 genome:
AAAGAGCACAAAGAGATTTGTGTTTTCAGTCAGAGGATCAAACTGGTAACTGAGAGGGAGGTTATACATGCGCATTTGCGTATCGATCTTGGTAAAGCGGTAAACACCTGAACTTAGACCGTCTTGCGAAGTAAAAACAATCGCGGCGTTCACTGTGGCCAGATAGGCATCCTGTGTCAACTGCTCATCCAGCGTTGTTGCTTTTATGGATGAAAAAAATAAAAAAAGCAGTACTACTATACGCATTCTTTATTATACTCCCAATCGATAAGATTTGGACACAATGCCGCCAAACAGTTTAAAGAGGTGTAGCGCACCAGAAGGAATTAATTACAGATACAGCAGTCTAGAGATCAAATAGATATCGTCAGCTGCTCTCTTTTTGGCCGTGGAATTGCGACCGTAGGAACAGGTATCCGACAGTGCCGGAGAATAGCGAACCCAGTAAAATACCAATCCGCTCATCCGTCATATTGAGACAGGCATCGCCACTGCACTCAAAGGCAAGTGAACCGATAAAAAGACTCATCGTAAAACCGATACCGCCCAGAATAGAGATCCCGTAGAGATGCCCCCAGGTAAATCCTTCAGGCAACTTGCCAACCCTTAACATCACCGCCAGGGCACCAAAGCTGAAGATACCGATCTGCTTTCCTAAAAACAGTCCCAAGGTAATGCCGATCGTAACGTTGTCCACAAAGTCTTTTACACTCACGCTGCCGAAACCGACCCCTGTATTGACAAAAGCAAACAGCGGCAATATCACATAATTCACTGGTCCATGCAGCGACTCTTCGAGTTCGTGGAAACTCTTTCTATTGTTGCGCAGCGGAATCAAAAGCCCGACGATAACACCGGCTATCGTCGCATGAACCCCGGATTTCAGGACAGCAGCCCATATGATGATACCGAGAAGAACATAAACGGTATTGTTCGTTACACCCCGCCAGTTCATCACCATCAAAACAGCGATGAGTATCCCCGAGACAGCCAAAGCTGTCATCGTAAGGCCATGCCCGAAAAAAAGCGCTATTACGATAATAGCCCCCAGGTCATCGATGATAGCCAGAGCCAGCAAAAAAACTTTCAGTTCCACAGGAACGCGTTTTCCCAAAAGAGAGAGTATACCCAAGGCAAAAGCGATGTCCGTCGCCATCGGGATAGCCCACCCCTGCATCCCGGTCGGGTCACCCCAGTTAAAGAGACTGTAAACAACAGCCGGTACAACC
Encoded proteins:
- the nhaA gene encoding Na+/H+ antiporter NhaA yields the protein MTALKHSLLDFFKGESAVGILLILATFLAMLLANSPLAQTYQDFLDIPVVVSIHEFVIAKPLLLWVNDGLMAVFFFMVGLEIKREVLEGSLSHISKVVVPAFAAIGGMVVPAVVYSLFNWGDPTGMQGWAIPMATDIAFALGILSLLGKRVPVELKVFLLALAIIDDLGAIIVIALFFGHGLTMTALAVSGILIAVLMVMNWRGVTNNTVYVLLGIIIWAAVLKSGVHATIAGVIVGLLIPLRNNRKSFHELEESLHGPVNYVILPLFAFVNTGVGFGSVSVKDFVDNVTIGITLGLFLGKQIGIFSFGALAVMLRVGKLPEGFTWGHLYGISILGGIGFTMSLFIGSLAFECSGDACLNMTDERIGILLGSLFSGTVGYLFLRSQFHGQKESS